The following proteins are co-located in the bacterium genome:
- a CDS encoding MotA/TolQ/ExbB proton channel family protein encodes MNPDTTRMKQRFQQANTWLIIILLAGFLVFSIFNQALLDSDWLSAKLTPAVKMLGYVTNFLLYATMIVMIVNYAYVNMFKVARVYYYNGEQREQLVKLLKDPNLRGDFYAFKEKSHGIVHKYPNYLSEIVASLIPTALEQPFVLEQYFRAKVDNISGRFADQINTITLMSNVAPILGFLGTLLGLIKAFYDSGVAMQVAGQMTPEDFAKLQSAIQIAIITSLWGVAIKVVGSIMRHHITIRASRFADEVAEIPREVMYS; translated from the coding sequence ATGAATCCCGATACGACGCGCATGAAACAACGCTTCCAGCAGGCCAACACGTGGCTGATCATCATCCTGCTGGCCGGGTTTCTGGTTTTCAGCATCTTCAATCAGGCGCTGCTGGACTCCGACTGGTTGTCGGCCAAGCTGACGCCCGCGGTCAAGATGCTTGGCTACGTCACGAACTTCCTTTTGTACGCGACGATGATCGTGATGATCGTGAACTACGCGTACGTCAACATGTTCAAGGTCGCGCGCGTCTATTACTACAATGGCGAGCAGCGAGAGCAGCTCGTCAAGCTGCTGAAGGATCCGAACCTTCGCGGCGACTTTTACGCGTTCAAGGAAAAATCGCACGGCATCGTCCACAAGTATCCGAACTATCTATCGGAGATCGTGGCCTCGCTCATTCCGACGGCGCTCGAGCAGCCGTTCGTGCTCGAGCAATACTTCCGCGCCAAGGTCGACAACATCTCCGGGCGTTTCGCCGACCAAATCAACACGATCACGCTGATGTCGAACGTGGCTCCGATTCTCGGCTTCCTGGGCACGCTGCTTGGCCTCATCAAGGCGTTTTACGATTCCGGCGTCGCGATGCAGGTGGCCGGTCAGATGACGCCGGAGGATTTCGCGAAGCTTCAGTCGGCGATCCAGATCGCCATCATCACGAGCCTCTGGGGCGTCGCGATCAAGGTCGTCGGCTCCATCATGCGCCATCACATCACCATTCGCGCCTCGCGCTTCGCTGACGAAGTGGCCGAGATCCCGCGCGAAGTCATGTACTCCTAG